The nucleotide sequence GGGTGAGATCCTAATAAGTGCCCCGCTTTCTGCCCTGACTAATAGGGTGAGATCCTAATAAGTGCCCCCTCTATCTGCTCTAACTATTATGGTGAGATCCTAATAAGTGCCCCCTCTCACTGCTCTAACTATTATGGTGAGGTCCTAATAAGTGCCCCCTCTCTGCTCTGACTAATAGGGTGAGGTCCTAATACGTGCCCCCTCTATCTGCTCAGACTAATAGGGTGAGACCCTCCTAATAAGTGCCCCCTCTATCTGCTCTGACTAATAGGGTGAGATCCTAATAAGATCCCCCGCTCTGCTCTGACTAATAGGGCAAGACCCTTATAAGTGCCCCCTCTCTGCTCTGACTAATAGGGTGAGATCCTAATAAGTGCCCCCTCTCACTGCTCTAACTATTATGGTGAGGTCCTAATAAGtgcccccctcactgccccccttctCCTTTTAAGGGTTTCTAGAGGAGACTTCCTTTTTTTGAAACTTGAACCCAAGTGCCCCCTCCCCCGATTACTGTGTAGATGGCTCTGGGGACCCCCAGTTATAATACTGTCATTTTCTAGTCAGGGGGATATCCTTTCTTATTTTAGTATGTTTTTTAAATGCCCCCCAAACCCCCAGACAGAAATCCCCATAACGTACAGTAGAGGGCGCGGTCTGGATAGGACGGTAGTTTCTGGGTGGGGATTTACTGCGGACGTATAAACCTTCGCCTCTGCTGTAATTCCTGTTGTATAGGATCAGATCATTTCGGGGTAATTTGAGGCTAAATTGTTGTCACTTTCTTGTCCGCAGGTTGTGGTGGTCCTTTCCCTTGTAACCATAGTAACAGCGGACATCTCTAATCCCACCTACGAATGGACAGATGAGAGCAGCAAGACTATTGTGTGTCAGAAATGTCCGCCCGGGACCTATGTGGCTATACACTGCTCCTCTAAACATGACACCATATGCCTAGCGTGTCCAGAAGAACATTATACCCAGTACTGGCATTATCTGGACAAATGCCGATTCTGCAACGTCATCTGTCAGGAGGGAGAACAAGTGAAACATGAGTGCAATTCCACACACAACAGGGTATGTGACTGCCAGCCTGGCTACCACCGCAGCAGCCATTACTGCCTCAAGGATCTACAATGCAACTTCCAAGAGGAAGGTGAGTGATGGAGTTATATAGAGAATGTTTCCTTATGTTCTGGTAAGCAGGTGACTGTACATTACACAATAGCTGTGcaagcagagctgcagtataaagcatggtgGAGGGACCGAATGTAAGATAGCGCTGATCCTATAGCTACTTTACAATGAAAGTATTGTTctatagcacaggtgtcaaactcaggccctccggcatcatgcctggacagccaaagctaaagcatgatgggaattgtagttttgcaacagctggagggcctgagtttgacgctCTTGATCCCTAGCAGCCATTGTTTAGCCATCTACTCACGTTTGTCCTTTATTCTAGCCATAGATGAAGACTGCGACAAGCTGGTGATAGATTACGTCGCGAGCCTGAATCTTTCAGCCACCGTTTTCCGACGACTGGAAGTGAACATCTCCAACCACAGAGGAAAGAAGCCGGTCAGCCAGAGAAGGATCCGGAATCTCTTAAAGGAATTCAAAAACAGCGACCCAGATCTCCCTCTGCTCCCGCGACTTCTGGAATTCCTAAAAGAAGCCAAAATTTCAAATTTAGAAAAAAAGCTGCGGAAGAAATTTTTACAGAAGGAAGAAGCTGTGTGAGGTCCGAGACGCAGTCGGGCCCCGCGCCTCGTCGTGGACTCAGTATGATTTGTGTTTTATAAACTTTCTGTGAAAAGATTTCAGGAGACTTTTTTTTACGTTTTGCAACTCATCACTGCCGCATGCATGTTACctcctatttatttattacagcccccccccccccctgtggtcTTTGAATACATGACAATTTTTCTACAAatatcttttttgttttttattactgCACATTGACTGTAGTTCATCCTGATCTTCCTAGTTCATGAACATTTAAGCTGCCGTGCATACTGACACAAGCAAAGTCTGTAACTTGGAGAACTTCTATGGCTGTAATGGCTGCCAATAGACGTTATTTCACGATCAGACAATTTGTGATGTCGGGGTCCGACCTCAGGGACCATTCTCGCCAGTGTTGTGGTTCCCATAGCATCCATGGTGACCTAAATAGTGATCAGTAATTGCTGCTTGGTGCGCCTTATCCGTGGTGACACTGGACCCCCAAATTATCTAATGGAGATTTCCCATGAAACTCCCTTAAAAGTTATAAATAGTAAGGAAAGTCCCTCTTCCTCGTGTTCGCTATTTACCTACTGTACAATCTGTTATTTGCCGCCTGGGGTGCAGTGAATGGTGAATGACGACGTCTCTTCAGATTCCACCCATTTTGTATTCCTTAGGTGTGTAAACAGGTCAGGCGTGACTGACGTCTTTCTCAGGGTTCATGCAGATACATGCCTAACTGTAACATAGAACTGACAGGCGTCACCAAGCTAAATATAAAAATGTACACGTTTACCCTGAGGCAACCTCTTTTGTGAAACCTAAAAGTTTCTATTCTGATTCTGAGCCCTGATTCTAGGAAATCTGGCTGACAAACAATGTTTACTGTGAGCTTCAGCCACTGCTGAGCGGAATAGCAAGTGAGCTGAGCAATGTTCATGCAAAGTTGGGCAAACATAAAACGTAACACAGGAAGGTCGGTACCTTAGTCTAATGTAGCAAAGCAAAATAACTGGTGTAACAGTCGGTGTACATTTACATGTACCtctgttgcagatttgatgcaataTTCAGAAATTTAGTTATGGTTTACACAGCATCCgatcagtgcagttacatccagtgactcacgtggggcatcttctctgatcagtcgtTCATTCTTCCTTTCCAACCAGGCCGGCCGTCTTGAAGACTTATCCTGGCCACAAATCCTCTCTACAGAATCTgcaagagaaacattttaggtgccttgctccagcacatatagtagttaagacGATCTGTGCTCCTGTATAGTTTGAGGCCCCCTCTAGGATGCCCTTAGTATTATAGTTATCTCCTTTACTGCCAGGATGCCCTTAGTATTGTAATTAACCACTGCCCCCTCCAGGATGGCCTTAGTACTATAGTTAACCCcagccccctccaggatgcccctagtataacCCCTCTCCCCCTTCAGGATGCCCCTagcataacccccctcccccttggatgTACCTAGTATATtaaacaaccccctccccccagggactcattGCATTATAATCAACCCCTCTGTGCCCAAAGTAGTGCCCCTGGTCTGTGGCAATTccaagttaaaaaaagaaaaatcccacTCACCTGTCCTCTGTTACAAAGCTGGCCGGCCTCATCCTCCTATAGTCTCTGCGGCTAATTAAAACCATCAGAGTGTCATAAATCACCCCATCTAGGGTGCCCCCATATTGACAGCCGGTGCCATCTATAGTGCCTCCATAATGACAGCCTCTGCCACCTGCAGCATCCCCATAATGAAAGTTTGTTCCATCTGAAATGCCCCTTTTATGACAGCCTGTGCCATTTGGAGTGCTCCTATACTGACAGCCTATGCCATGTATAGTGCCCCCTCATACTGACAGCCTGTATGAtctatagtgccccatactgACACCATGTGCTATAACTGTGCCATCTACACCATCCCCATACTGACAGCCTTTGCTACCTATAGTGCTCCCATAATAACAGTCAATGCAATAAACTGTGCCATCCCAAGATACCCCTATAAACCACATCAATGCTATCAATACTGATACCACAGGCTGCCAAAATAAACTATGCCAGCCAGAGAGTGGCTTTATAAACTATGCCAGCCATATACTACCCCTACAGACAGTGCCGGAGAACCTCCATAACAGCTAATGCCAAAAACCACACAATCCAAAGAGCACCAAGTAATGATAACCAGAGGGTACCCTTAAAAATAGTGCTAACCAGGGAGCACCCCCTTAAACAGAGTCGGCTACACAAAGACTCCCGGCTTTACAGGGCAATCCATTATCATGTAGGATGACTTCACTCCTCGAAGTTGGCAGTCATGCTGTTTTCCTAGAGAAATAAGGACATCTATCACATGACAGACGCCTACATCTACTGACAGACCCTATAGAGAATAATGGGGTCTTTGATGCTGCTCTATGCCGAACATAGATTTATACCAGTGTTCCCAAAAAAATGAGACTCTTTAGCAAATGTGTGGTACCCACCATAGGTGTTGTATAGGCACTCCAATAAGCCGCTCATGCAGGTTAAAGTTAGAGATGAAGTACCTTGGTTTCCCCACTAGATGCCACTACTGTTTGTATGTATttcttatgcacagctgaagtcaaagggttaattgttTATGTCATGTGATGTATGCAGACCAATTACAGGAGCTCTTTTTATCTATTTtatcctcttcctcttctctcttcctcacactcagccctgtaggaggagttagcacCGTGTGGGAGGAAGTACAGGGAGTTGGAGGTCCAAGGAGACAGATTTGGGAGAGACTAGCTCTGAGAGAGATTTCTTTTATACAAGCCACTactacagttatgcagtgctaagtcctaagtagaggagagaagccacctaggttcaccctagcccatgccacaAACCTctcaaaaaagtgcagggcaATCTCCTAAGAGTAAGAGTAATTGATCCCagaaggacaaagctaccaaaagtaaaggtctatgtatcctactgcgcagtgcaagacAACTGGGTAATCTTGAAAGTCTGTGACTGTGtgacacccagataaccgacgactggggctcgtgctacccacctaggactgGTTCTATGATACtaaggggcagaaggcggtcagacttagTCTAAACGGGAGTATTAGTATCACTTATCTACCTCTATATATACttcagttccagcagagtacaggatctacattgggcagggctccccTGCCaactcttcttctcttctctctcttcaaaGCACTTACTTTTTCAAGCACCTATTCCGAAAAAGTCTACTCTATTGTCAGCAACTAAGTTTGTCAATATTTGCACTGCCTGTATTTAGTGTTCTGCTCTCTGGTAATTCCATGCACTAAACCGTTCTATTTTTATACGAAACGCACGGGACTCTGCTTCCTCtgtttgcacctgcacccacacatataccgtctaccttgggttatttttcccctctctgtgcatgGCGGTCGCGTCATCCcaggtgggtctactaccactccaggttgctgtgacaagtgcccaagggacccgcaacaagcccggaggttaccaaccatttggggacaCAAACTGGccacaaaacaggtaccaacatcacacctgtgcactactacagtgcaTCAACATCAACACTACTGGCTGAGTAtcacagttgcaaaactacaactcctatcatgaagAGCGTCGGGGCATAAtaagatttgtagttttgcaaccactaaAGAATCACGGGTTGAAGAACACTGGTTTATACAAATAAGGGAGCCTCCATTTTATTAGGCCTTGGTTGTCCATTAGGccattgttacccatagcaaccaatcagatctctGGTTTCATTCTCTAATGTAAACTGGGGGAACAAAGCAGCAGCCAATCACGGACCTGCTTAGATTTCAAGTGCCAGATAGTTGGTCGCTATAGCAACCCTTCACACTTTCctgaggtgcggggggggggggggattttctaGCGGGTTTTACCTAGTTCTCTCATGAGGAAGACTTTGCCTCCATCGTTTTCCACACGGTCCTTGACAGGGAAGTCATAAAAGTTTTTAATTATGATAAGAAAACGTCAGTGACataacatgatgggggttgtagttctgtgtGGTTCCCGGAGGTCGTATGACAGCGGCTAAGCTgctcagcagatggtatcacaaaggagaggcttagatacagaggcttaGTAAACAGCAtcacacatgagaggcttagatgcGTCAGAAAGTATCACACAATAGACCTAGATACAGCAGAGCgtggataggattagatacacagcaccATAGATAGCCGCTTACTTGATACACTTCATTACCTCAGAGCAGACAGTATTGtacataagcttagatacacagctcaggaggcagtatcacacgaCAGACTTAGATATATGGCTCacatatgataggattagatacacagctcaatAGATAATCACTTGGCATCATTACTGCAGAGCATATTgtacatgataagcttagatacacagctcagctggcAGTAACACACAATAGACTTAGCTACATGGCTCAcacgataggattagatacacagctcagtagaTAATCACTTGACATCAATACCGCCGAGCGGACAGTATCATACATAaaaagcttagatacacagctcagcaggcagtatcacacaataGACTTAGCTATGTGGCTCAGACATGATagcattagatacacagctcagtagaTAATCACTTGGCGTCAATACCGCACAGCAGACTATCgtacatgataagcttagatacacaacTCAGCAGGCAGTATCCCACAAAAGACTTAGATATATGGCTCACACATGATagcattagatacacagctcagtagaTAATCACTTGGCATCAATACCGCACAGCAGACTGTATCGTACATgatgagcttagatacacagatcaGCAGGCCATATCCCACAAAAGACTTAGATATATGGCTCACACATggaaggattagatacacagctcagcaggcagtatcccACAAAAAAACTTAGATATATGGCTCACACATGGAAggattagatacatagctcagcagaGCGTATTAGACATGAGGGGCTTAGCTTTATGGCTCAGCAGCTCAGACAATGTCACACATgaaaggattagatacacagctcagcaggcagtatcatatGATTGGATACACAACTCAGTAGTGATGAAAGGATTAGATATATCGCTCAGCAGACAATATTGTActtgataggattagatacacagctcagcaggtaGTATCACACGATAAGCTTGGATACACAGCTCAGTAgtgatgataggattagatatatCGCTCAGCAGACAATATTGTACTCGATAGAATTAGATACACACCTCAACAGACAATATCACACGTGGTCAGACTAGATACAACAGCTTATCAGGCAGTATCACATCATCTGTTTAGATACACCTGATATACTGTCACTGTAAGGCTTATGTATACAAGGAAGCAGGAATCCGCCTGACTCAGACTGACGGGTAAAACCCTATGAGGAAACAATAAGGAAACCATTGTACTATTATGCAGTCTCAGCTTTTTAAGTCATTGCtttccttttccttcttcccTTTATATTCCCTTGGACTTGCCTGTCCAGTATATTTTGCAGAATGACCTCTTATCAGTCACCTTTGCCGCCAGCCGCCTGTTCCCTGAAGACACGTGACCTAGAGGAAGTATTTCTCAATAAGTTTCAGCTGGGGAGAATTTACAGGCAATAAACAATGTTAATAACAATATACCACGCACTACTATATACCTCCACTATATACATTTTGTTCTGtgctggcaaagacttcagaagaagaGGATTTAGGAGTAGTCATTTCTGACACCTCACACTGAGTcaacagtgcaaccaggtggtagggaaagctaacTGTATgccaggctatatatacaggaggtatgaagggaaaggaggacatgatggaaacctttatatatgttacaggaggaagaagggaaagggaggacatgatggaaacctttatatatgttacaggaggaagaagggaaagggaggacatgatggaaacctttatatatgttacaggaggaagaagggaaaggagggacatgatggaaacctttatatatgttacaggaggaagaagggaaaggggggacatgatggaaacctttatatatgttacagggggaagaagggaaaggggggacatgatggaaacctttatatatgttacagggggaagaagggaaaggggggacatgatggaaacctttatactgtatatgttccaggactaaataaggttcaggagggaagagtttaaaaaaaaatgaactccaGAAGAAGAGAACACAGTCAGAGATTATTGGGGAAGATCAGAAATCACATGAGAAATTATTACTTTACCGAAAGAGTAGTAGacgcttgaaacaaacttccagcagaggtggttggtaaatctataatgacggaatgtaacctgcctggtatatacatatatctatcctgagataaTAATAAGGGAAACACTAGTAGGCCAGACTAGAAGGACCCAGTGTTATGTCTACGTTTCCTCTCCACACCTCGGCTCCATCATATTCAGAGGGGACAATAAGTACTTGATGCAGCTGGAGGGCAACAACACCCATCACATACTCTAcaaactggaagaagttttcctctctctccatgattCTCCAGTTCTTGTAGGCTGGATTACAGAAAGATCTAGAAAGTACTCTGAGAGTCCAATAACAGCACTCTACCTCTCACCTATCACAAAACAGGCGTCACCTCACCCCTCGGTGAGTGCAGCAGGAGTGTGCATGCCCAGCCACCACTCCATACACTCTCTATGGGACCTATATAGATAGACAAGCTCTGTAGGTGACGCAGACATCAGACGGCTCTCCTTTACACATATCACTTCAGCTAAAAGAGACGGCACTGTCCAGGCCTGAATGATGGAGAATGTTCTTTTTCTTGGACTTTTTATTGTTCTTTTTATTGGATTCCTCTGTTTTGGTCAGCGTAATCTAATCTCTGAGGTTACCTCCATCTGTTGTCTATTGGGGGTTATCATTCAGTGTCTGGCAGAATcacattcacacaatggagaataaTTTGTATCCTGAGTGTATTACACATTATTACGtgtccaaatccccccccccccatcactaggCTGGCGGAATGTCCATGTGGAAGTCATTGGAAACCAATGCAGGTCGGTGACTCCTCATTTCCCAAACTCCTTCAGAGAACAGATGTGTATAGAGTCAGGGGGTCTGGCAGCATCCTAAATGCGATCATAGAGATAGGGTCCAGTACTCAGAACAATAGAAAACTCTGCAATTGTTTTGTGTTTTCTCAAGAGCGGCGATACGTGGACAATACATGGCGGGTCTCCATGCCATGTGTGTATGCCATCTGCCACAGGGTAACTGGACACACAACTCTGTACCAAGCAAAGGCCTACACAATACAAGGCGGGTCTCTATGTACATGCATGTCATCTGAATAAGTATGAGGGATAAAGGCAGGGCACTGCCTGCTATATTTTGTGTCTGGCGATTGCACATATAGGTGCTGCCTCCTACAGGCAGCCAGAGTATTCTAGGGATTTATTAAACACAGTGGTggtgttgttcaccaaaaaaaaaatcaaaaatcaactggtggcagatatttgtaattaacttctataaaattaaattcttccagtacttatcagctgctgtatgtattgcaggaatatgtgtattctcttcagtctgacacagtgctctctgctgccacctctgtccatgtcaggaactgtttagagcagcagcaaatccccataggaaacttcCTCTGCTCtcaaaactggaaagaatacaccgcttcctgcaggacatacagcagctgataagtactggatgatttgagtttttttttttttttttttaaagtaaattacaattctctggcaccagttgatttgaaagaattatttttttatgtagtgAAAGAGCGAGGTGAGTGATGAGTGATGCTCCTACTTCTTTACCCTTGTAATCTgtgtatttt is from Dendropsophus ebraccatus isolate aDenEbr1 chromosome 14, aDenEbr1.pat, whole genome shotgun sequence and encodes:
- the TNFRSF6B gene encoding tumor necrosis factor receptor superfamily member 6B, whose protein sequence is MTDSNNNMYYSSIIQVVVVLSLVTIVTADISNPTYEWTDESSKTIVCQKCPPGTYVAIHCSSKHDTICLACPEEHYTQYWHYLDKCRFCNVICQEGEQVKHECNSTHNRVCDCQPGYHRSSHYCLKDLQCNFQEEAIDEDCDKLVIDYVASLNLSATVFRRLEVNISNHRGKKPVSQRRIRNLLKEFKNSDPDLPLLPRLLEFLKEAKISNLEKKLRKKFLQKEEAV